Proteins encoded within one genomic window of Labrys wisconsinensis:
- a CDS encoding VOC family protein — protein sequence MLDHIGFPVSDLARSRAFYVAALAPLGFGVQWEVTPEMSGGDSHVGFGPPGRPHFWIGTGRPLQGRLHVALVAVDRPAVDAFHAAALAAGGTDNGPPGIRAHYHPDYYGAFVLDPDGHNVEAVCHRPA from the coding sequence ATGCTCGACCATATCGGCTTTCCCGTCTCGGACCTCGCGCGCTCGCGTGCGTTCTACGTCGCGGCGCTGGCACCGCTGGGTTTCGGCGTGCAATGGGAGGTGACGCCCGAGATGAGCGGCGGCGACAGCCATGTCGGCTTCGGCCCGCCGGGCCGGCCGCATTTCTGGATCGGCACGGGCCGGCCGCTGCAGGGGCGGCTGCATGTCGCGCTCGTCGCCGTCGACCGGCCGGCGGTCGATGCCTTCCATGCGGCGGCGCTCGCCGCCGGGGGAACCGACAACGGCCCTCCCGGCATCCGCGCCCATTATCATCCCGACTATTACGGAGCCTTCGTGCTCGATCCCGACGGGCACAATGTCGAGGCGGTCTGCCATAGACCCGCCTGA
- a CDS encoding polyhydroxyalkanoic acid system family protein: MSKPLVVSVPHSLGQAEALRRIQVGIGKAKVKYAAYGSLDEETWNGNHLDFQVSALKQSLRGTVDVGAEDVTLTMTLPWVLSMMTDKARSFVTNFGTKLLTQK, from the coding sequence ATGTCGAAGCCGCTCGTTGTTTCCGTGCCTCACAGTCTCGGCCAGGCGGAAGCCCTGCGCCGGATCCAGGTCGGGATCGGAAAGGCCAAGGTGAAATACGCCGCCTATGGCTCGCTCGACGAGGAGACCTGGAACGGCAACCATCTCGATTTCCAGGTCAGCGCCTTGAAGCAGAGCCTGCGCGGCACGGTCGATGTCGGCGCGGAGGACGTGACGCTGACCATGACGCTGCCATGGGTCCTGTCGATGATGACCGACAAGGCCCGCTCTTTCGTCACCAATTTCGGCACCAAGCTCCTGACGCAGAAATAG
- the radA gene encoding DNA repair protein RadA, giving the protein MAKRSISYICQNCGAVYQRWQGKCDACGEWNTIAEETAAVASVPSSQRPRSRGRVFALEALTGETGEAPRLVSTIGELDRVTGGGFVRGSVLLLGGDPGIGKSTLLIQSCAALARAGHRIVYISGEEATAQVRLRAERLALADAAVELASETAVEDILATLEHGPAPRLVVIDSIQTMWTDTVESAPGTVTQVRGSAQALIRYAKRSGASVILVGHVTKDGQIAGPRVVEHMVDAVLSFEGDAGRDFRILRAIKNRFGPTDEIGVFEMTGLGLREVTNPSALFLSQRDLGTPGTAVFAGMEGTRPILVEIQALVAPTTLGTPRRAVVGWDTARLSMVLAVLEAHCGVRLGGHDVYLNVAGGLRIQEPAADLAVAAALVSSLTGASLAADGVFFGEVSLSGSIRPVAHAGARLKEAAKLGFQRASGPVPASESAADGGLLIDGVTSLATLVATIAASGESQRRGARAVRQGA; this is encoded by the coding sequence ATGGCCAAACGCTCCATCTCGTACATCTGCCAGAACTGCGGCGCGGTCTATCAGCGCTGGCAGGGCAAGTGCGATGCCTGCGGCGAATGGAACACCATCGCCGAGGAGACCGCGGCCGTGGCGTCCGTCCCCTCCTCGCAGCGCCCGCGCTCGCGCGGACGGGTGTTCGCGCTGGAGGCGCTGACCGGCGAGACCGGCGAGGCGCCGCGGCTGGTGTCGACCATCGGCGAGCTCGACCGCGTCACCGGCGGGGGCTTCGTGCGCGGCTCGGTGCTGCTGCTCGGCGGCGATCCGGGCATCGGCAAGTCGACGCTGCTGATCCAGAGCTGCGCCGCCCTGGCGCGGGCGGGTCATCGCATCGTCTACATCTCGGGCGAGGAGGCGACGGCGCAGGTCCGGCTCAGGGCCGAACGCCTCGCCCTCGCCGACGCGGCGGTGGAGCTCGCCTCGGAAACCGCGGTCGAGGATATCCTGGCCACGCTGGAGCACGGGCCGGCGCCGCGCCTGGTGGTGATCGATTCGATCCAGACCATGTGGACCGACACGGTCGAATCGGCTCCCGGCACGGTGACGCAGGTGCGCGGCTCGGCGCAGGCGCTGATTCGCTACGCCAAGCGCAGCGGCGCCAGCGTCATCCTGGTCGGCCACGTCACCAAGGACGGGCAGATCGCCGGCCCCCGGGTGGTCGAGCACATGGTCGACGCCGTCCTGTCCTTCGAGGGCGATGCCGGCCGCGACTTCCGCATCCTGCGCGCCATCAAGAATCGTTTCGGGCCGACCGACGAGATCGGCGTGTTCGAGATGACCGGGCTCGGCCTGCGGGAGGTCACCAATCCCTCCGCCCTGTTCCTGTCGCAGCGCGACCTCGGCACGCCGGGCACCGCGGTCTTCGCCGGCATGGAGGGCACGCGCCCGATCCTGGTGGAGATCCAGGCCCTGGTGGCGCCGACGACGCTCGGCACGCCCCGCCGCGCGGTGGTCGGCTGGGACACGGCGCGCCTGTCCATGGTGCTCGCCGTGCTGGAAGCCCATTGCGGCGTGCGGCTCGGCGGCCACGACGTCTATCTCAATGTCGCCGGCGGCCTGCGCATCCAGGAGCCGGCGGCGGACCTGGCGGTGGCGGCAGCGCTGGTGTCCTCGCTCACCGGCGCCTCGCTCGCCGCCGACGGCGTATTCTTCGGCGAGGTCTCGCTGTCGGGCTCGATCCGGCCGGTCGCCCATGCGGGAGCGCGGCTGAAGGAAGCGGCCAAGCTCGGCTTCCAACGCGCCTCGGGCCCGGTGCCCGCCAGCGAATCGGCTGCCGATGGCGGGCTCCTCATCGACGGCGTCACCTCGCTCGCCACGCTGGTCGCCACCATCGCGGCCTCGGGGGAGAGCCAGCGGCGGGGTGCACGCGCCGTGCGCCAGGGAGCCTGA
- a CDS encoding CvpA family protein, whose product MPVTLLDLIVVGVMLISALLAMVRGFTREVLSIAAWVAAAAAALLLFQHVQPFLDPYIKNPTVAQLASGAAVFLVTLIVVSFITIRISDMILDSRIGAIDRTLGFIFGAARGLLLAIVAFLFFAWLVPDKSQPVWVQDAKSKQLLLSGGSWLMGLLPSDPESTILKRLRAQDLLPGDNQDADPDAAPPQPSAPQTQPAEPAPAPTPPAKPAPAN is encoded by the coding sequence ATGCCCGTTACGCTGCTCGATCTGATCGTCGTCGGTGTCATGCTGATCTCGGCGCTGCTCGCCATGGTGCGCGGGTTCACGCGGGAGGTGCTGTCGATCGCCGCATGGGTCGCTGCCGCGGCGGCAGCGCTCCTGCTGTTCCAGCACGTGCAGCCCTTCCTCGATCCCTACATCAAGAACCCCACCGTCGCTCAGCTCGCGTCCGGCGCGGCCGTGTTCCTGGTGACGCTGATCGTCGTCTCCTTCATCACCATCCGCATCTCCGACATGATCCTCGACAGCCGCATCGGCGCGATCGACCGGACGCTCGGATTCATCTTCGGCGCCGCCCGCGGCCTGCTGCTCGCCATCGTCGCCTTCCTGTTCTTCGCCTGGCTGGTGCCGGACAAGTCGCAGCCGGTCTGGGTGCAGGACGCCAAGTCCAAGCAGCTGCTGCTCTCGGGCGGCAGCTGGCTGATGGGCCTGCTGCCCAGCGACCCGGAGAGCACGATCCTGAAGCGGCTCAGGGCGCAGGATCTGCTGCCGGGCGACAACCAGGACGCCGATCCGGACGCGGCGCCGCCGCAGCCGTCGGCGCCGCAGACCCAGCCGGCCGAGCCCGCGCCGGCTCCGACGCCGCCCGCCAAGCCCGCACCGGCGAACTGA